The Chionomys nivalis chromosome 1, mChiNiv1.1, whole genome shotgun sequence sequence GCCATGGGGGGATAGAACCTAGGGCTCCTGCATGCTGTGGGGGGTAGAAACCAGAACTTGCTGCATGCTGCAGGGGATGGAGCCTAGGGCTACTGCATGCTATGGGGGTAGAACCCAAGGCTTCTGCGTGCTGGTGAACCACTCTACCAAACCAGTTGCAACTCCAAGTCCTGAACCTTGTTTCCTACACATTGTGTAAAGAATCTTCATATACTGCTAGGAGACTTTCCTATTTATACTCTCTTCTGGATATTTtagacatttattcttttttgcttgttttttgcatgagacaaagccctggatttcctggaacttactctgtagaccaagctggcctaaaattcacggagctctgcctgcctctgcctccattcgagggctgggattaaaggcatgcaccaccactgccaggctaggaagaactattttttatttgagattattttcttttcGTAGATTGTTAGTTCATTTCAGTATGCCTTCTTGTTGTGGGGAGggtgtttgtttttccaaatagggtctcatatagctcaagttggcctagaactcatgggcCTCCTAACACCATATCCCAACTGCTGAGATCATAGAGAGACATGTGCCCCATTCCTGCTTATTCTGACTTTAACAAATGACAATAGTATATGGTACTAGTTTTCGtacaattttcttaaaaatgcaCGTAGGTGGCCACCGGTTCCATTCAATGCTAGGTTCCTTTCCTAACTCCCCAATGATTTTATCCTGGAAAGCTGCAGTGTACTGAGGTCTCAATGACTTTATTGAACCTTTCAGGGCCAGTGGGATTGAAGGGAAGAGAGTGGGGGGTGAGGGAACAGCATCAACAGGTGACTGGAAAAGCCAGCCAAGAAGGGCAGAGATCTGAGTGGTCAAGTTGTGACCTGGTGGTtctggcgcatgcctttaatcccaacacaccgaaggcagaggcaggcgtttctctgtgagtttgagtttctGTAGtgtacagagtgagctccagcacagcctccaaagctacacagagaaattctgtctcgaggCCCGCCCCTCAAATAAGATAGATCTTCCTAAGAACCATCTATTGGCGGTAGTTTCCTGGGGCATAACAGGGTGTTTTCACATTTACCCTGCACTACTCTCAGTTCACTGTAGACTGACGCAAACCCTAACCCAGGCTGTAGCTGGAGATTCAGACCAGCAGAGGACACATGACGGCCTGGGGCAAGCCTGGAGGTACTTGGAGAAGGCTTACCTCTCCCACGTTTACCACGTCTTTATTAGGCATTCCTCAGGTCCAAGGTTCCAGCATCCGTGAGCATTCAGGCTAAACCAGCTTGAGGGGAGCAGCAGCAAGCTTAAAGACAGGAGCAAGCTATACTGACAATTTTCCAGACTCTTCTTTTGGCATATACCAgtgctcttcctccctctccacttccttttcttcttttctttttccttccttccttccttccttccttccttccttccttccttccttccttccttccttccttccttccttccttccttttctttcttccttttttcttttgagactttctatgttgccctggctgccttggaactcactatagatCCTGGCTAGCTTTATTCCGAGATCCACACacctctgctgctggggttgaAGTTGAGCTGCACCACGCttgttttccctcctttcttgAGCAAAAGTTCAAGACAGGAACCAGACGACCAGGGAGGGCAGTCGCCTCACTTGCAACACTTGGAGGAAGGTCTGCCTGCCATCTAGCTCTAGTTGAAGTGCCTTCTGCCTAGAGCCATCCTGCCATGGGTCATGGCCTCCAAAATCTAGGGGTAGGGTGTCCCATGCACTCCTGGAACCAGAAAGACACTGGCAGTGTCTCGTTTCCTGCTACTGACTAAAATCAAAATTCTTGAACCTGCTGTCTCCGAGTAAGTTCCTAGAAACGAGCTCTTTATTCTGGAAACTCTCCTTTAAAACGAGCTTTCAagaaacagtctctctctctctctctctcttgaaaaGTCACCACTGgacaaatgcatacacatgaaaAGACATCCTGGAAAATGTAAATGTCCTGTGGATAAATGATTATGTAGCTGCAATGGGAGTCTACTAGAGTAAGCAAAGAAAGGAATGTGAACTTGGATGTAGGCAACAGAATGGACGATCAAAGATTGTCTGCTGAGTAAGAAGTGCCAGTCAGGGGCTTCGTAAGTCTATCACTCAGTAGCAGTACTTGTCTACCAACAAGGCCATGGGTTCCATCTCTACCAAGGCGAGGAAGAAGTTCCACCTCAGACGTACTATATGGCCCCAGGGGTAGTTCATGAAGAGGCCGAGCTAACCTTGGCTGACTTAAATTGAAGACCTGGGTTAAATTGAAGTGAAGGCTGGGTTGCACAGAGATGGTGAAAAACCTTGGCACACCTTCACCTCCGTGGTGCATCATGACTATATTACTGAGAGGCAAAAAAGGTTTGCGACATTCTTCTTCTACATAAATCTACCTACCTTCTCGATGTGGTTTGCAGAGGGATTGCTTATTCTTTTACCCATTCTTTGTGTATTTACCGAGTGCTTGGGGATCTAATCCAGGATCTTTTCGCTAGGCAGGAACTGAGCTGCAGCCCTTCAGTGGTTCCCTGCCTCCCCGTCCATAGGGACTTGTTTTTTTAATGCACAAGGGGCAGAGTGCTGGAAGCGTGCCAGGCCGACCCTAGAGGCCAGATCTTCTGGCCCTGGGCCATGCCTTAACATGCACATTCCTTGGCTATCTTTGGCCTCTCTGACCCTGGGACTCCATCCTTCCTACTTCAACTACAAAAAAGGTAGTAAGTGGCCCAGGTCTGGGAGGTTGTTGACCCTTGCTGACCGGTGTAGCTTGGCCCTTCTGAGTGTGCCTGTTTGGAGGACATCTAGTGCTGATCAAGCTTATCTTGGTCACAGAGCCTCCCTTTTATTCTCTCCCTTCACATCCCAAGACTTCCTGCTTCCCGCTCTCCTGTAGCTTCAGCGGGTTTCcagctctgctcttctccctcccaAGAACCAGTTCTGATAAGAACCTACTTTGAGTTTGCGCGTCGTTATCTGTCCTCCACACCCCAGCCCTGCCCCCACCTTTTAGCATCACCCACTGATCCAGTCCCTCCCCGACCTGGGGCTTACTTTAACCTTCAGACATCACCCCCCCCCTTTGGTTCCTTGCCAGTGCCGGGGGCGGGTAGAGGGCCAGGACACACAACCGGTGGCAAGAGCATTCCTGGAGCAGGGCAAAAAGTGAGGGGTACCGATCTTTCCCACCTCCCAACCACAGACGCCGGAGGGAATGGAGTCGGGCCCAGGCACTTCCTAAGTGTGGGGTACAGGTCAGCGTCCTTTCCATCCACGGTGCCCTTCATGGGAAGAGCGTTAGGAGCCTCATTTCTCGGGGGCAGGAGCCGCGGCACGAGGTTGGAAAGCAGGCACGTGGTCGCCAGGATCTGAACAGCAACTTCCCGGGGGAAACGCCCTAATTCGGCTGCGGGGGCCCGCGGCTCCGCCACACCCTCTCCAGAGTTCCCTCTGGCGCCCGGGCCCAGAAGGGTGCGGGGCTGGCTGTCGCCGGGGAGGGTCACTCGGGGGAGGCGACCACAAAGCCCCGCGTGGCAAAAGCGGCAGTGCGGGAGACGCGGGCCTCGAGGCGCAGCCCCCCGCGGCGAGCGCAAACTGCGCGGAACTACTTCAGCGGAGCGTTTGCGGGGCGAGACTCCCAGCAGCGGCCGCACAGGGCTCCGAGGCGAGTAGGGGCCGCCACAGAGCCGCGGGGACCCGCAGCCACGGCCACGTGCTCCCCGCCGGGCTCGCACGCTCAGACGCGCCGGGGCCGCGGGGGCCACCGGCAGGCACGCGCGCCCCCCGCGCGCACACACTCCCGGGCACGCACGCCGGCCGCCCCGCCCCCCGCCTCGCCCCGCCCTCCCgcgcgccccgccccgcccccacgGCGCCGGTCGTCGCCCTCCTATTGGCTGACTGGCGCATGACGCGCGGCGCCCGGCCCCGCCCCTCGTCAGTCACTCGGCGGAGGCGGCGCTGGCGGGGACTAGTCTCGTCCGGAgactggcggcggcggcggcggcggcggcggcggcggcggccagAGCTCAAGCCCATCGGcggagggcgggcgggcgggcggcgcgGGAGGGCGGGGGCCGCTCCGCGACGCTGCGGACCGCGCTTCTCCTCTGAGCGGCGGCGCGCGCAGCTGTGGGGCGCCGGGGGCCAGCCCGTCCATGACCATGGGCGACAAGAAGAGCCCGACCAGGTACCTGCCGGGCGCCGAGGGGGCGGAAGGGGAGGGCGGCCGCGGCGGGCGGGGACGCCGGCGACTAGGCCGGAGCGGCCGCGCGGGGGAGGCGCGCTAAGATGGAGACCCGGGGGCGGAGGGAGGCGGTGTCGCTCCGCTCGGGCCGGCGGCCGTGCGCGCCGCAGCCATGGCGgctcctcctcagcctccctccGCCGTCGCCGCTCCGCCCAGACAAAGGGAGATTTAACCAGGTGGGGCGGGCGGGAGGGCGCGAGCAGGGGCGGGCAGCGCGCGGCGCCGGCCCCCTCCGCGCCGCCGCCCGGCCGTCCCGGCTGCCCGCCGCCTTCGGGATCCGGCCCGCGGCCCGCGCCGCGCCCCCGCCGCCCCGCGCTCGCGCCCACGAGTCGGCCCGCTTCCTGCGCCCGGCGCGGCCCCGCGTGAGCCGTCGCCGCCAGGCGCTCGGTTCCCGGGGCCGGAGGGGGCGCACGGCTCCGCGCTGCCCGCCGGCCTCTTGCCCCGGTGCCCGCCAGTGGGGTGGATGGGTGGTCGCCGCGAGAAGTTTCCAGCGTCGGATTCCTGTGAAATGACGACGGCTCACCAGCGcctgtttctctcctctctccatcctcccttcgGTTCCTCGCTCCTCGGGAAGGCCAAAAAGACAAGCGAAACCTGCCGCAGACGAAGGCTTTTGGGATTGTAGCGTCTGCACCTTCAGGAACAGTGCCGAAGCCTTTAAATGCAGCATCTGCGATGTGCGGAAAGGCACCTCCACCAGGTACTGGAAGACGTGCGTTTATTAGCTTTTGCggaaggatttgttttggctcTATTTATCAATTTgtgctgaggagagggaagtcgtacttttattattattgatcaCCCTCTTGCCAACTTGTTGATTACGCCCCCTTTTTATTTGCATTTGGGGAATGAGGGATTTGCTTGGAGTTGCTTGCCATTTCCAGTTGGGTGCAGTGCCTCGTGCTAAAATAGAGGATTTATGGGAGGGAATTTCCCCAGGTTTTCGTCTTGTTACAGATAGACACTGGATTTGACACTTGCATCCTTTGGCTTGTTGGTATTGGCTcccagaggggagagaggaagtgggcaTACTGCCGTGGATTGTAGGACATTAGACCTTTTTGTTTTTGCCATGTGTAGAGTGGTTTTAATTTGTCTCTCCGGGATTAGTTTTTTCCTGAGTTTAATGGTGGTATGGAAGTACAATAAGACTGGGTTGTGCCTTTTTCTGCCTTGTAAATGCCTCTTTTTTGCACTTGAAGATTAAATATTGGAGAGTTGGGAAAGTGCATGGGGGTGCTGATGTGTCTGTTTTTTTATTAGCTAATGCAGATTGATGAAGTAGTGTGTGAAATGTTGAGGTGGATAGATTCTTGTGCAACATTGAAAGCGTTTCTTTGGTATTGAGATGAGTGATTGACTGCATGTGATAGCAAATGAGTTGGAGCTACTTCTAGAGGTAACGTTAAAATAGACTTAGGTAAAATGTAAAAATTGGTTTTATAGTCTTCCAGGTGTCTTCATTTTTATCTGGGGTTTCTGTTCCTAAGAGTTCAGTCTCCTTTAGTAGACTGTCTTTAGAAGACGTCCGAAAGTGAATGAGGTTGGTGGCCAAAAGTTTCATTTCAGCAGGTGCTTGCTTTGAGTTGGTGTCATCTCAATGTGACTGTAGTTCCACCTGGATGTTCTGTCCGGGTCTCTGCTTTACTTTCACTTGGGATTAAGGAGGCTGAGCTGCAAGTCTGTAACTAGAATGACTTGCCCCAGATGCTGGTGGACTGTTTTAGAATTTCACTAGCTCTTAAGAAATGAGACTTTTGAATCAAAACTCAAGAACTGAAATTTATTTCCCCGTAAGTAGTTTTTCTCTACTAAGATAGCATCTCATCATTTTGGAGCTAGTCTGGAACTGCAATCCtgttgtctcagcctcctgagtgctggcattgtaGACAGTtgttaccacacccagctagtaggttgttgttgggttttggttttttatttaaataaaattcatgtCAAATTTTTGTGTCATAGTAAATAGATTTAGTTAAATGGAAAACCCATTTCTGTGTGGTTTGTTCTGTTCAAAATCGGGGATTCCATCAAGCAGCATGAAAGTTTAGAAACATATTTGTTACTTAAATCAATAGTAACTGTATATTATTTATGAGTAACGTTTTTTACATGTAGAATCCCTCTGAGGCCAAAGCTCTttattgtggttttgttttgagtgttCCTGTAGATGATGTTCAAGTAAATGACCAGGAAACTAGTAAGAACTTGAAAACCATGCTGGTGAAGAGAAACTTCAGCCAAATTCAAAAATTTACATATGATGTATTGCTGGGAAAGATTATCTCATATTGCAATGATTTTCAATTTCTACTTTAATTGAAAAACCTGACTCACCAACTTTTTGGAAACACATGAAAGGTGTTGACTTTAAGATTCTGTCTACTGTTTTCAGAACCACAGATGATGACAGTGAAATTTTAGGGCATTTGAGAGTCTGTCAATTCAGAAAAAAAGTAGAGTGTTATCTTTCAGGGCTGTCATCCGTTGAGACATTCAGTAGGCTTGGATACAGATTTCACAGGTATAAGACCAGTGAAATGACTCGGTATTTAAATTACCAGTCATGATACTCTTTGGACAGAGGTTGTTAATACTTCAGTGTTTTAGATCTGTTCAGAAGTCAGCATTAAGTGGAATACAagtaacatttgtgtgtgtgtgtgttattcattgatttcatgatttcattgaTTACACTGCTCTCCTAGCTAGTGTATCCTTTGATTTCTCTGAGATACTGCCTGTTACAGTATTTTCTCTTGAGCCTTTTTCTTGTAAATAGTTTTGCACTTTCGGGATCttgccatttttttctctttcatagtATTTTAATCAGGTAGCAATAGAAAACAtaatttggtttttggtttgtttttgctgtgttgGGCCTTAAAGTCAGGTCTTAGGAACTTCAACCCAGCTTGGTGGTTGGGGGTTGGATGGTGGGTAATAAATGAAAATTGGCGATTTTGAAATAGTGTATTTGCTGACACACATGGTTTTGTTGCTCTGAGCTAGTGTTTAAGCAGCCATATCTGGTAAGCTGGCCAGTAGTTACTGTGGAGATGTTgattattcttgtttttattgctgCTAGCATCAACCAGTTAACCTAGGAAAAAACAGCTCTAAGTACTGGTAGTCCAGTAGGACACAGCTATTTGCCCTTTGCTGATAGGATTGATATCCCTCATTTAAGTAGGAAAATACTAGCCATCATCTAAAGAGCATTTATGAAGTTCATAGGGTGTGAAAGAAGCAGctgaagggaaagggaggtgTTAAAGGGTGGCAGAGCATGTACTCAGGTAAAGTAATCCAAACTGTAAAGGCTGCGAAACGTGTGTAAAGTGGGATTGGAACAGTCTGGCTTTAGAAGGAACCCTTATCCCATTTCTTTTGGAAAAGGAAAACGATTTCTGCAAAACCAGCTGCCAGCTTTTGACTTCTGTTGCCATGTGTCGTCGTATTTTTAAGTCTGCAGGTAGATAGTGAGTTAATTTAGAATATGAACTTTGTGGAGTGGCAAAGAACAGAGTGAAAGGGGCAGTTAGAAAAGCCCCAAGGGAAAGGAGTGGACACTTAACTGATAATAGTGGGATTCTCTCGAGGCAGACCTCTTTatacatttcttcatttattatttacGAATGAGCCTGCTGGGCTAAGATCTGCATTTTAGAGATAATTATGAAgtacatgttttttttaattattcaaaaaataatttagttttactttccgtgcattggtgttttgcctacatgtatgtctgtgtgagggtgtcagatcccctagatacaggttacagacaattgtgagctgccgtgtgtgtgctgggaattgaaccttggtcctttCAGTGTTaaacactgagccgtctctccggtCATGGGTCTGttattcttttgagataggattcaGAATGGCCTGTAACCGACTACATAGACTcgactggttttgaactcctggGCCCTTGCCAGTCTCTAATTTGGGTATTACAGGTGTAAGACCATTAAATCTGACCTTCTCTagtctatcatttcttttttttttttttttgagtgaaagctcatgattttattgtcttcataacAAGGTCAGCTTAGAACTAGATCACTtggccctttctcttcttatcaccACCCAGTTCAAAATGCTTGCATTTCTTAATAGCCAGCATCCTCTTAGATCTGCAGTTGGGCTCCACACATTCCAGTCTCAGCACAATCTTCTTTGTAGTTTTCGCCTTTTTGCGGAAAATAGGCTTAGTCTGCCCACCATAGCCACTCTGTTTCCTGTCATAACGCCGCTTTCCCTGGGCATACAAAGAATCTTTGCCCTTCTTGTACTGGGTCACTTTGTGGGGTTGGTGCTTGCTACATTTCTTGCAGAATGTCCGGCGGGTCTTATGAACGTTCACCATGTTGGCGGGTGCGATATCGGCACAGAAagctatcatttcttttttaaccatTCTTTGTCAGTCTttcgctgtttttttttttttttttaagaatttttttttttaattttcatttatgtgtgttgTGCAGGTACGCATATGCTGGTGAGCAAAGGTATCAGATTCTCTGGTTGTTGTTAGCTGCCtggtgtagatgctgggaatgaaCTCTGGTACTTTGAAGACCTCAagtgctattaacctctgagcgATCTCTTCAGCCCTGGAGCTTTATTGTTTTCATCTCcagattttgcttttttgtttttgtttttgagacagggtttctctatgtaacagccctacctgtcctggaactcactttgcagaccaggctggctttgaactctcagaaaacctcctgcctctgcctcctgagtgctagaattaaaggcacaatcagattttgcttttttttaacatttcttttttatgtgtgtgcactcatttcatggtgtgtgtggaggacagaggacacctTGGACAATTGGATTCTCTCTATCTACCCTGCCTGTCCTAGCCATCCTTACATCCGCAGAGTTTATACATGCCCCTGCCATCCTTTTGTTAGTTGTCGTCCCCCCCAACACGGTTTCTGTGTAgcgccttggctgtcctgaaactctgtagaccagactggtctgcctctgcctcccgagcatcCCTGTCATCTTTATCTGCTTATTTTATCTCAACTTTGAATTGAAAGTCTTATTTAATCCCTGATTAATTTAAGTACTACCAGTGTGAAAAGTTTACTGTTTTTAGAACTTTGTGAACagtagaaaaaaagtaaaattttagctGTTGTACAGAAATAACTATCTTTACAGAAAGAGGTACTCAGGATATTGAATTGGAAGAATCTTGAAGTGACTTGTGTATATAAAGTGTTCCTTCTTTGAGAGCTTCAGGAGTTTGGGGTTTGTAATTTTGGACTTTCCTTATGATACCTGACAACTTAGTCTGTTGAGAACTCATTAAGCACTAAAGAAGTTTGGTGGAAAAACCACAAtatagccaggcggtgatggcgcacgcctcggaaggcagaggcaggcggatctctgtgagtttgagaccagcctggtctacaagagctagttccaggacaggctacaaaaccacagagaaactctgtctcgaaaaaccaaaaaaaaaagaaaacccacaataTAGTTATGGAACCAAAGTGCATCTGTCAGTACATTTTAGATAGCAAGACTTCCAGGCCTCTTACCCATATTTCCTGAGAATCCACAACTGTGGTTTTGCACCTTGAGTCACATTGGCTTCGTTCTAATGTTTGCCTTTCATAAAAATACtctgtaaaatacattttaaaaattccctGTGTTTCAAATTATCAAACCTTACCAAACCTTTCTAACTGAATGCTTCTTTCAAAACTGGGAGTTTTCAAGATGACTCTTAACAGAAGTTGagtaataatttattttgtattgtttttgtatTGAACTTAACTTATTAATTGGTACTGACTTGATGATCTTAGGTATATTTGGTGACGTTAAATTACCTGGGTGGGTAATTTACCTGATCATTTGACAAATTTTTATTGTGCATAGAGCTGTCTGggctctgtgtgtatgcccagtGGTGCAAAGACAGGCAAAATTCCCGTTCTCATAAACTTGAAGTaggatggagagggaagagaaaatacataaacagaaaactGAGATCATTTCAACTATTGATGGGTGCCCTTAATAGTGTAATAGTGAACATAGAGGAGTGAGGACTgatggaggtctgtacagacagatggacagtgCTGCCACCTGCATTTCCCTGTTTAGGTGTGGTGATGCTAGGCCACTCTTGGGGCTAGAGGAGAGTAAGCGAGCTGATACATGTGTGCTGGTTAGTCCTTTTAGTTCAGATGATGTTTACATTGCCAGCTTTTGGGGGTCCTAGGGTACTCAATTTAGTTGTATGTTGTATATTAAATGCAGGCCAGTTAATATCCTTTGGctttttgattgattgattgattgattgattgaacaCCAGGATAGATTATACACTACTGTATTTCTGAACTGTTTATGTGGCATTCATTTATTATGCACTTCAATAGGTACTGAAGAACTCCAGGATTTAGAGACCTTACAGTCACTGTAGCTTACCAAAAGAACTGTCAGAACCAGCTCTTATACTAAGTGGGTCTAGACTTGAGCTGATAACATTCTGTATCTGTCTGGACTGTTTTCTCTTTGTCCCTTCATCagtacttttttttctctttgttggtATTGTCTTTGCTCCCCTAAAGTAGTACCTGCTTTACCTGTTGGTAGGTAGTATACAAGTTTAAAGGCTTGATGAGC is a genomic window containing:
- the LOC130882493 gene encoding 60S ribosomal protein L36a-like: MVNVHKTRRTFCKKCSKHQPHKVTQYKKGKDSLYAQGKRRYDRKQSGYGGQTKPIFRKKAKTTKKIVLRLECVEPNCRSKRMLAIKKCKHFELGGDKKRKGQVI